One genomic window of Staphylococcus hsinchuensis includes the following:
- a CDS encoding Na+/H+ antiporter subunit G1: MIAKIVISIALILVVLGSIISALAAIGLLRLEDVYSRSHAAGKAATLGSMLLISGVFLFFIGEEGYVNMQLLIGILFILITGPLSSHLIIKAAYNLNTPSSKRTKYDDIKDDLPNTKI, encoded by the coding sequence ATGATAGCAAAGATAGTGATTAGTATTGCACTGATACTCGTGGTCCTCGGATCAATCATTAGTGCATTAGCAGCGATTGGTCTATTGCGTTTAGAAGATGTTTACTCAAGATCTCACGCAGCAGGTAAAGCAGCAACATTAGGATCCATGTTACTCATCTCAGGTGTCTTCTTATTCTTTATCGGTGAGGAAGGCTACGTGAATATGCAATTGTTAATAGGTATTCTATTTATTTTAATTACTGGCCCCCTTTCGAGCCATCTCATCATTAAAGCAGCATATAATTTAAATACACCTTCTTCAAAAAGAACGAAGTACGACGATATTAAAGACGATTTACCAAATACGAAAATATAA
- a CDS encoding PaaI family thioesterase produces MTNMLETLGMKVEKENHGLVIMSMPVSDAVKQPFGYLHGGANLALGETACSIGAANLIDTEKYIPLGLEMNANHISSTTDGTIYATATIIHEGKSTQVWNIEIKDDTERLISVMRGTIAIKKRK; encoded by the coding sequence ATGACTAATATGTTAGAAACATTAGGTATGAAAGTTGAAAAAGAAAATCATGGTTTAGTTATCATGTCTATGCCAGTTTCGGATGCAGTAAAACAACCGTTTGGTTATTTGCATGGGGGAGCAAACCTAGCGTTAGGAGAAACGGCTTGTTCGATTGGTGCTGCAAATTTAATTGATACTGAAAAATATATTCCACTCGGTTTAGAAATGAATGCGAACCATATTAGCTCTACAACGGACGGTACAATTTATGCTACAGCAACAATTATACATGAAGGTAAATCCACTCAAGTATGGAACATCGAAATTAAAGATGACACTGAACGTTTAATTAGTGTGATGAGAGGCACAATTGCAATTAAGAAAAGAAAATAA
- a CDS encoding Na(+)/H(+) antiporter subunit F1: protein MNYSIILIIALVIVSLSLIAMLVRVILGPSLADRVVALDAMGIQLMAIVALFSIFTGTKYMLVAILLIGILAFLGTAVFAKYMDEGKVIRHDSKDSD from the coding sequence ATGAATTACAGTATTATTCTCATTATTGCTTTGGTCATCGTTTCGTTATCATTGATTGCAATGCTCGTTCGTGTCATCCTTGGTCCTTCATTAGCGGATCGTGTCGTAGCATTAGATGCTATGGGGATTCAACTTATGGCTATCGTAGCGTTGTTCAGTATTTTTACTGGCACGAAATACATGCTAGTAGCAATTTTATTAATCGGTATTTTAGCCTTTTTAGGAACAGCTGTTTTTGCGAAATATATGGATGAAGGTAAGGTGATACGACATGATAGCAAAGATAGTGATTAG
- a CDS encoding Na+/H+ antiporter subunit E: protein MAVQVFVNILLSVFWLFITGSYTLNNFVLGYLLGILLVYILRGVLPGRFYIITVYKIIKLVFVFLIELVKANIDVIRIIIKPKMDNKPAFFTYTTDLKHDWQIVLLSNLITLTPGTVVLGVSDDRTKIYIHCLDFSTKEEEVESIKSSLEKVVREVGE, encoded by the coding sequence TACTTTCCGTTTTTTGGTTATTTATTACAGGCAGCTACACTTTGAATAATTTTGTACTCGGGTATTTATTAGGCATCTTACTTGTTTATATACTACGTGGTGTATTACCTGGAAGATTTTACATTATTACAGTTTATAAGATTATTAAACTCGTTTTTGTATTTTTAATTGAACTCGTAAAAGCTAATATTGATGTGATTCGCATCATTATCAAACCGAAGATGGACAATAAGCCAGCATTTTTCACTTATACGACAGACTTAAAACACGATTGGCAAATTGTATTACTATCAAATTTAATTACATTAACACCAGGTACAGTAGTTTTAGGTGTTAGCGATGATCGTACGAAAATTTATATACATTGCTTAGATTTCAGCACAAAAGAAGAAGAAGTTGAAAGTATTAAATCTTCCCTTGAAAAAGTGGTAAGAGAGGTAGGCGAATAA